The Paenibacillus sophorae genome has a segment encoding these proteins:
- a CDS encoding AraC family transcriptional regulator: protein MDESLRMEQALQQLALLIRRHAPSNGTHQTSVPSLALMHTTQLSEPLESVYKPSICVVAQGAKTATLADETYRYDPSTYLATSVELPIIGKIIEASPEIPYLSLKLSFDPDVILDIVKETNRPVIVPVEACRGITVNRTSPALLEAIVRLMQLLNEPEDVPILAPLVIREILYRVLQGEQGARIHQFAIIGSHAHNIAQAIQLINRQYDRPLVIEQLAKSVNMSTSAFHKHFKRVTAMSPLQYQKMVRLQEARRLMLTETVQASDAAFRVGYESPSQFSREYARMYGRPPMLDVQELRG from the coding sequence ATGGACGAATCACTGCGAATGGAGCAAGCCTTGCAACAATTGGCGCTCTTGATACGTCGCCATGCTCCGTCGAACGGCACGCATCAGACGTCCGTGCCTTCTTTGGCGTTAATGCATACCACACAGTTGTCAGAACCGCTGGAATCTGTATATAAGCCATCCATTTGCGTCGTGGCGCAAGGGGCGAAAACGGCTACACTGGCCGACGAAACCTACCGATACGATCCTTCGACTTACCTGGCCACTTCCGTTGAATTGCCGATCATCGGCAAAATCATCGAGGCTTCGCCCGAGATCCCGTATTTAAGTTTGAAACTGAGCTTTGACCCCGACGTCATCCTGGACATCGTGAAAGAGACGAATCGTCCCGTTATCGTTCCCGTGGAAGCCTGTCGCGGCATAACCGTGAACCGAACGTCTCCCGCATTACTCGAAGCCATCGTGCGGCTCATGCAGTTGCTAAACGAGCCTGAGGACGTTCCGATTCTGGCGCCGCTCGTCATCCGCGAAATTCTGTATCGAGTGCTTCAAGGCGAACAAGGCGCGCGCATCCATCAATTCGCGATCATTGGCAGCCATGCGCACAACATCGCTCAAGCGATCCAGTTGATTAACCGGCAATACGACCGTCCGCTCGTGATCGAGCAGCTTGCAAAGTCCGTAAACATGAGCACGTCGGCGTTTCATAAACATTTCAAGCGCGTCACGGCGATGAGCCCGTTGCAATACCAGAAAATGGTGCGTTTGCAAGAAGCCCGGCGCTTAATGTTGACGGAGACCGTACAAGCTTCCGATGCGGCCTTCCGCGTAGGCTACGAGAGCCCGTCCCAGTTCAGCCGAGAATATGCCCGTATGT
- a CDS encoding SDR family oxidoreductase encodes MSLNGKVAIITGASRGIGRQVAIQLAQSGAKVVVNYSSNQEKADEVVKTIEQSGGEAAAIRADVSKVNEVEALFSETIERFGRLDILINNAGVMECKAIADVTEEMFDRNFAINVKGTYFACQQAMKHMAKGGTIVNFSTSVSGAMLPTYSVYAATKGAVEQLTRQLAKEFGPKDIVINCIAPGQVSTELFLNGKSEELIDSYRRMNAFGRLGEPEDIANAIELLVSDKARWITGQTIRVNGGFN; translated from the coding sequence ATGAGTTTGAATGGAAAAGTCGCGATCATCACTGGGGCGTCGCGGGGCATCGGACGGCAAGTAGCCATCCAATTAGCGCAATCCGGCGCGAAAGTGGTTGTCAATTATTCTTCGAATCAGGAGAAAGCGGACGAGGTCGTAAAGACGATTGAACAATCCGGTGGTGAAGCGGCGGCAATCCGCGCCGATGTGAGCAAGGTGAATGAAGTCGAAGCGTTATTCTCGGAGACTATTGAGCGATTTGGACGCTTGGACATTCTGATCAATAATGCCGGCGTCATGGAATGTAAGGCTATCGCGGATGTGACGGAGGAGATGTTTGACCGGAATTTCGCGATCAACGTGAAAGGGACTTATTTCGCTTGCCAACAAGCAATGAAGCATATGGCAAAAGGCGGGACGATCGTCAACTTCTCGACCTCCGTGTCGGGCGCGATGCTCCCAACGTACAGCGTCTACGCTGCAACGAAAGGTGCGGTCGAGCAGTTGACCCGTCAGTTGGCAAAGGAATTCGGCCCCAAGGACATCGTCATCAATTGCATAGCGCCCGGGCAAGTATCGACCGAGTTATTTTTGAACGGCAAATCAGAGGAGTTGATTGATTCGTACCGCCGAATGAATGCGTTTGGACGGCTTGGCGAACCGGAGGACATCGCGAATGCGATCGAGTTGCTCGTCAGCGACAAAGCCCGTTGGATAACAGGTCAGACGATTCGCGTAAACGGCGGGTTCAATTGA
- a CDS encoding NAD(P)-dependent alcohol dehydrogenase yields MCQTRVLSVSSAKAPFEKTTIERRALRPHDVLIDIQFSGICHSDIHSAFDEWGGGIFPMVPGHEIAGIVSAVGTEVTKFAVGDRVGVGCFVDSCGECEYCLSGEEQYCTKGFVATYNSLDYDGNPTYGGYSQKIVVTEGFVVRIPDSLELNVASPLLCAGITTYSPLKHWNAGPGKKVAIVGVGGLGHLAIQYAHAMGAEVTVLSRSIGKKEEALSFGADHYFATSDPATFKTLASQFDLILNTVSANLDVDAYLSLLRIDGTLVNVGAPAEPDKYQVFSLIMGRRSIAGSLVGGIRETQEMLDFSAEHGIAPKIEVIRADQVDEAYQRVLRSDVRYRFVIDVSTL; encoded by the coding sequence ATGTGCCAAACTCGAGTTCTAAGTGTCTCCAGCGCCAAAGCGCCATTCGAAAAAACCACGATTGAGCGGAGAGCATTACGCCCGCACGACGTCCTGATCGATATTCAATTCAGCGGGATTTGCCACTCCGACATCCACAGCGCATTCGATGAATGGGGCGGCGGAATTTTCCCCATGGTTCCCGGTCACGAAATCGCCGGAATTGTGTCGGCCGTAGGAACAGAAGTTACCAAATTTGCGGTTGGCGATCGCGTGGGCGTTGGCTGCTTTGTTGACTCCTGCGGAGAATGCGAATACTGCCTTAGCGGCGAGGAGCAATATTGTACGAAAGGCTTTGTCGCCACCTATAACTCCCTGGACTATGACGGCAATCCGACATACGGCGGATACAGCCAAAAAATAGTGGTAACGGAAGGATTCGTTGTCCGTATTCCGGACAGTCTGGAGCTGAATGTGGCAAGCCCGCTGCTGTGTGCAGGCATCACGACATACTCTCCTTTGAAACATTGGAACGCTGGCCCAGGCAAAAAAGTTGCCATTGTGGGAGTGGGGGGTCTTGGCCACCTTGCGATCCAATATGCGCATGCCATGGGTGCTGAAGTCACCGTCCTGAGCCGGTCTATCGGTAAAAAAGAGGAAGCCCTGAGCTTTGGCGCCGATCATTACTTTGCAACGAGCGATCCCGCCACATTTAAAACATTGGCCAGTCAATTCGACCTCATCTTAAATACCGTGTCTGCAAATCTTGACGTTGATGCGTATTTATCGCTGCTTCGCATCGATGGAACGCTTGTCAATGTCGGTGCGCCGGCCGAGCCGGATAAGTACCAGGTATTTTCCTTGATCATGGGCCGCCGCAGTATCGCAGGCTCACTCGTTGGCGGAATCCGGGAAACGCAAGAGATGCTCGATTTCTCCGCGGAGCACGGCATTGCCCCCAAAATCGAGGTGATTCGCGCGGACCAGGTAGACGAAGCGTATCAGCGTGTCCTCCGCAGCGATGTGCGTTATCGATTCGTTATTGACGTGTCTACGTTGTAA
- a CDS encoding TetR/AcrR family transcriptional regulator, whose amino-acid sequence MSKVDRRILKTQEALKKAVIELMSEKNFDDITIQDLSDRANVSRGTIYLHYMDKFDLLDKLIEEHIDELRKLCESACQLDFIEATLIFCEYFESHYSFFSLMLASKGAPYFRNRFLDFLIEEFRKEVDINGGKNEGLNEELIVRFVASAYVGVVEWWFMNDKPFPHDVLARQLGALLERNV is encoded by the coding sequence ATGTCCAAAGTGGACCGAAGGATACTCAAGACGCAGGAAGCGTTAAAGAAAGCTGTTATTGAATTGATGTCGGAAAAGAATTTTGATGACATTACGATACAGGATCTTTCCGACAGGGCGAACGTGAGCCGCGGAACCATCTATCTTCATTACATGGATAAATTCGATCTGCTGGATAAGCTCATTGAAGAACATATTGACGAGCTGCGGAAGCTGTGCGAATCGGCATGTCAATTGGATTTTATCGAGGCAACGTTAATCTTCTGCGAATACTTCGAAAGCCATTATTCATTCTTTTCGCTGATGCTGGCGAGCAAAGGGGCTCCTTATTTCCGCAACCGGTTCCTTGATTTTCTGATCGAAGAGTTCCGCAAAGAAGTGGACATAAACGGAGGAAAAAACGAGGGGTTAAATGAAGAGCTCATCGTCAGGTTCGTTGCGTCGGCTTACGTCGGGGTGGTGGAATGGTGGTTCATGAATGATAAGCCTTTTCCGCATGATGTCTTGGCCAGACAACTGGGGGCTTTATTAGAAAGAAATGTATGA
- a CDS encoding carboxymuconolactone decarboxylase family protein, which yields MSNEKELTGAQKAIGDFAPKLVELTDDVLFGDVWERKELAPRDRSLITVASLIAGGNTEQLGFHLNKAKENGLAEEELKEVIIHLAFYAGWPKAMSAIMVAKEVFLKGK from the coding sequence ATGTCAAATGAAAAAGAACTTACAGGCGCACAAAAAGCGATCGGAGATTTTGCCCCGAAACTCGTGGAGCTTACCGACGATGTTCTATTTGGCGATGTATGGGAACGCAAGGAGCTGGCTCCGCGCGACCGCAGCCTGATTACCGTAGCCAGTCTGATCGCTGGCGGGAACACGGAACAACTGGGATTTCATTTGAACAAAGCCAAAGAAAACGGTCTGGCGGAAGAAGAGCTCAAAGAAGTCATTATCCATCTTGCTTTTTACGCGGGATGGCCGAAGGCCATGTCTGCCATTATGGTTGCCAAAGAAGTGTTCTTGAAAGGGAAATAA
- a CDS encoding SDR family NAD(P)-dependent oxidoreductase, protein MSDKKVWFITGAGRGMGVDIAKAALAAGHQVVATGRSTDAVAKAIGGDENLLVVKLDVTDPTDAETAVRTAVDRFGTIDVLVNNAANCYLGYFEELSPKQIERQLATNLIGPMNVTWAVLPVMRKARSGHIISISSTAGLVGYEFCAAYATSKFGLEGWMESLHFDVAPFGIKTTIVEPGFFRTELLKPESSTYAELSIEDYAERNAQTRAWWEEQNGKQGGDPAKLANGLITIASQEEPPLRWIAGADAIAEAERKVAELQQQINAYRDLSASLAYEDA, encoded by the coding sequence ATGTCCGACAAAAAAGTTTGGTTTATCACCGGAGCCGGACGCGGCATGGGCGTGGACATCGCCAAGGCTGCCCTGGCTGCCGGCCACCAGGTCGTCGCTACCGGACGCAGCACTGACGCGGTGGCTAAGGCCATCGGCGGGGATGAGAACCTGCTGGTCGTGAAGCTGGACGTTACCGATCCAACCGACGCCGAGACCGCAGTCAGGACGGCGGTTGACCGGTTCGGAACGATCGACGTCCTCGTCAACAACGCCGCCAACTGTTATCTTGGTTACTTCGAGGAGCTGAGCCCGAAGCAGATCGAGCGTCAGCTCGCCACCAACCTCATTGGCCCAATGAATGTCACCTGGGCCGTGCTGCCCGTGATGCGTAAGGCTCGCTCCGGCCACATCATCTCCATCTCCTCGACCGCTGGCCTTGTCGGCTATGAGTTCTGTGCCGCCTACGCCACCTCGAAGTTCGGTCTTGAGGGCTGGATGGAGTCGCTTCACTTCGATGTTGCTCCTTTCGGGATTAAAACGACCATTGTCGAACCCGGATTCTTCCGCACCGAGCTCCTTAAGCCGGAGTCATCGACCTACGCTGAACTATCCATCGAGGACTATGCCGAGCGCAATGCTCAAACCCGGGCTTGGTGGGAGGAGCAGAACGGCAAGCAGGGCGGCGATCCCGCCAAGCTCGCAAATGGGCTGATTACCATCGCGAGCCAGGAGGAGCCGCCGCTGCGCTGGATCGCCGGTGCCGATGCGATCGCCGAAGCCGAGCGAAAGGTCGCCGAGCTCCAGCAGCAGATCAACGCCTACCGTGATCTGTCGGCTTCCCTTGCGTACGAGGACGCGTAG
- a CDS encoding GNAT family N-acetyltransferase, with translation MHHGQIVGTISLELDVNIRELLYNHPVAHIVERRSNGRPVAYIPILAVDESFRGQGIGFSLVKEALQTVSRPVLSIGWVKPDTGWMAKAIFDRLGFERIAIIDEFWYADSVIKQYGCPYCGKTWCKCTADIVLLDAARSIDH, from the coding sequence ATGCATCATGGTCAAATCGTTGGAACAATCAGTTTGGAGCTTGATGTAAATATCCGCGAGCTGCTGTATAACCATCCGGTTGCCCATATCGTGGAGCGTCGATCAAACGGACGTCCGGTAGCGTATATTCCGATACTTGCGGTGGATGAATCTTTTCGCGGACAAGGAATCGGATTTTCTTTGGTCAAGGAAGCTCTTCAAACCGTATCTCGTCCAGTCCTGTCGATCGGTTGGGTCAAGCCCGATACCGGATGGATGGCAAAAGCGATTTTTGATCGGCTCGGGTTTGAAAGAATCGCTATCATCGATGAGTTTTGGTACGCGGATAGCGTCATTAAGCAGTATGGATGTCCTTATTGCGGTAAAACCTGGTGTAAATGCACGGCGGATATTGTGCTGCTGGATGCGGCAAGAAGTATCGATCATTAA
- a CDS encoding aldo/keto reductase, whose product MKYRTVGKTGIQVSNLCFGTMSFGGNADEETSKAMFKRCREAGINFFDTANVYSGGRSEEILGECIAECRDEIVLSTKVFYPMGKDINAGGLSRRHIMLEVENSLRRLKTDRIDFYFVHMFDEKTPMEETLRALDDLQAQGKILYPAVSNWGAWQIAKALGISAKEQLARFELIQPMYNLVKRQAEVEILPLAASEQLGVISYSPLGAGLLTGKYGVDKRPEQGRLVEEKRYTDRYADEMNFAVADRFNTYAAKRGVKPSTLAVAWAMSHPAVTAPIIGARNLEQLEDSLAAADVDMTPEWRDEISSLSVTPAPATDRGETLLPIWT is encoded by the coding sequence ATGAAATACCGCACAGTAGGGAAAACGGGGATTCAGGTCTCTAATCTATGCTTCGGTACGATGTCTTTTGGCGGAAACGCGGATGAAGAAACGTCCAAAGCCATGTTCAAGCGCTGCCGTGAAGCCGGGATTAACTTTTTTGATACGGCTAATGTTTATAGTGGAGGGCGGTCCGAAGAAATCCTGGGAGAGTGTATTGCGGAATGCCGGGACGAGATTGTACTGAGCACGAAAGTGTTCTATCCGATGGGAAAAGACATCAATGCCGGGGGACTCTCCCGCCGTCATATCATGCTCGAAGTTGAAAATAGCCTGCGGCGCTTGAAGACGGATCGCATCGATTTTTACTTTGTGCATATGTTCGATGAGAAGACACCGATGGAAGAAACGCTTCGTGCACTCGATGACCTTCAGGCGCAAGGCAAAATTCTGTATCCGGCGGTAAGCAACTGGGGGGCTTGGCAGATTGCCAAGGCACTAGGAATTTCCGCAAAAGAGCAGCTTGCCCGTTTTGAATTGATCCAGCCGATGTATAACCTGGTGAAACGTCAGGCCGAGGTCGAAATTTTGCCGCTCGCGGCTTCCGAACAACTTGGAGTGATTTCCTACAGTCCTCTCGGAGCCGGACTTCTTACAGGCAAATATGGAGTAGACAAACGGCCGGAGCAAGGACGTCTGGTTGAAGAAAAAAGATATACCGATCGCTACGCGGATGAGATGAATTTTGCCGTAGCCGACCGTTTTAATACCTATGCCGCAAAGCGTGGCGTGAAGCCTTCGACGCTAGCCGTCGCCTGGGCGATGTCGCATCCTGCGGTAACAGCACCGATTATCGGGGCAAGAAACCTGGAGCAGCTTGAGGATTCGCTCGCCGCGGCCGATGTGGACATGACTCCGGAGTGGCGCGATGAAATCTCTTCGCTTTCGGTTACTCCCGCACCCGCGACGGACCGCGGAGAAACGCTGCTGCCGATATGGACATAA
- a CDS encoding MFS transporter — protein MNNTWKIYLLAFITFMTATSEFIIAGILDKVAASAHISVSSAGQLITVFAIANAIGTPVVMMAMARMDRRKLLMLSLVVIALGSVLTVVLPGFGFLIFSRVLLAIGSGVFATIAKTLASRLASPERRAGAIATVITGASAALIAGVPIGRVVAAAYDWRVIFWGIGILSLLAIFTVARMIPATIGEEAVPLGKQLALLKNPKIVIGLGVIFFWQLGYAVLFSYIAPFLLTVSRMSEREVSIALFAFGIATLVGSKFGGFLTDRIGIPRTLVGGMVVHVIALVLLSTIAGSTFVTIPLLMLWAFSAWSSGPGMQYNLVLLAPEASGIMLSLYGSILQLSIAAAAGIGGIAVRNASMLAVSWTGAASVAVAVCIAAASFSLARSSHNSIAMK, from the coding sequence ATGAACAACACCTGGAAAATTTATTTGCTGGCCTTTATTACCTTCATGACCGCTACATCGGAGTTCATCATTGCAGGCATCTTGGACAAAGTAGCGGCCTCCGCCCATATTTCGGTATCGTCGGCAGGGCAGCTGATCACGGTATTCGCGATTGCCAATGCAATCGGCACGCCTGTTGTAATGATGGCGATGGCTAGAATGGATCGGCGCAAGCTATTGATGCTTTCTCTGGTCGTCATTGCGCTCGGCAGCGTTTTGACTGTCGTCCTTCCCGGCTTCGGGTTTCTCATCTTCTCTCGCGTTCTGCTTGCTATAGGAAGTGGAGTTTTTGCCACCATCGCCAAGACGCTCGCGTCAAGGCTGGCTTCGCCTGAACGCCGGGCCGGGGCGATTGCCACCGTAATAACGGGGGCCAGTGCAGCCCTCATTGCCGGCGTCCCCATTGGCCGTGTTGTGGCCGCAGCTTACGATTGGAGGGTAATCTTCTGGGGGATCGGTATTCTCAGCCTGCTGGCCATCTTCACTGTGGCGCGAATGATTCCGGCTACAATTGGCGAGGAAGCCGTCCCTCTGGGCAAGCAGCTCGCTCTTTTGAAGAATCCGAAAATCGTAATCGGCCTTGGTGTAATATTCTTCTGGCAATTAGGATATGCCGTGCTTTTTTCATATATCGCCCCCTTCCTGTTAACTGTTTCACGGATGAGCGAACGGGAAGTGAGCATTGCTCTCTTTGCCTTCGGTATCGCTACGTTAGTAGGTTCCAAGTTCGGCGGATTCCTGACGGACCGGATCGGTATCCCCCGAACACTTGTGGGCGGCATGGTTGTCCATGTCATCGCTCTTGTGTTACTGTCCACGATTGCCGGATCGACCTTCGTCACCATTCCGCTCTTGATGCTGTGGGCTTTCTCGGCCTGGTCATCCGGCCCAGGTATGCAGTATAACCTGGTCTTGCTCGCTCCGGAAGCCTCAGGAATCATGCTCAGCCTGTACGGCTCTATTTTGCAGCTCAGCATAGCCGCGGCCGCCGGTATCGGGGGAATTGCCGTGAGAAACGCATCGATGCTGGCGGTCAGCTGGACCGGGGCTGCATCCGTCGCGGTTGCTGTCTGTATTGCGGCGGCCTCATTTAGCCTTGCCCGTTCGTCCCACAATAGTATAGCGATGAAGTGA
- a CDS encoding AraC family transcriptional regulator, with protein MSEEIRNQKDELAKLIERHSGRDGVHETAIPSLFLIRCSNVTEPAYRVYNPSLCFIAQGLKEVMLAQERFEYGPADYLISSMNLPVIGQVINAAPGAPYLSFKLEFTQSQILEVINDSDIQIAPKENAKRALFVGKIESSILDAILRLTRLLDNPKDIPFLAPIYTKEILYRLLQGQYGAALAQIAMEGSSTYRIRDAIEQIIQNCDKPLRIEELAETANMSISTFHRHFKEVTAMSPIQFQKQLRLQEARRLLLSESADAADVAFRVGYESASQFSREYSRMFGAPPRADIKRLKEKYDHRLDA; from the coding sequence ATGTCTGAGGAAATACGTAACCAGAAGGATGAACTCGCCAAACTTATCGAGCGTCATTCGGGCCGGGACGGAGTTCACGAGACCGCGATTCCCTCTTTATTTTTGATCCGCTGCTCTAATGTGACCGAACCTGCCTACAGAGTGTACAACCCTTCCCTTTGCTTCATCGCTCAAGGTTTAAAAGAGGTAATGCTGGCGCAGGAACGGTTTGAGTATGGTCCGGCCGACTACCTGATTTCATCCATGAACCTGCCGGTGATCGGCCAGGTCATCAATGCTGCTCCGGGCGCTCCGTATTTGAGCTTCAAGCTTGAATTTACGCAGAGTCAAATTTTGGAGGTTATCAATGACTCCGACATTCAAATCGCCCCGAAAGAAAATGCCAAGCGGGCATTGTTTGTCGGCAAGATAGAGAGTTCTATACTGGATGCGATACTCCGGTTAACCCGTCTGCTGGACAATCCGAAAGACATTCCATTCCTTGCTCCAATTTACACGAAAGAAATTCTATACAGGCTTCTGCAAGGTCAGTATGGAGCTGCGCTGGCGCAAATCGCCATGGAGGGAAGCAGCACCTACCGAATAAGGGACGCGATCGAACAAATTATCCAAAACTGTGATAAGCCTTTGCGCATTGAAGAGCTTGCCGAAACAGCCAATATGAGTATTTCTACGTTTCACCGGCACTTCAAAGAGGTCACCGCGATGAGCCCGATTCAGTTTCAAAAACAACTCCGCTTGCAGGAAGCCCGGCGCCTTCTGTTATCCGAGTCGGCGGACGCCGCCGATGTTGCATTCCGGGTAGGCTACGAGAGCGCATCCCAATTCAGCCGGGAATATTCCCGTATGTTCGGCGCTCCTCCCAGAGCGGACATCAAGCGTCTGAAGGAAAAATATGACCATCGGCTGGACGCGTGA
- a CDS encoding flavodoxin codes for MKRTLAVILSVFMIFALAACGNNDTPSADNTTKQPPASDTSTPESPDESTSGTEVIPTEGQTNGNILIAYFTMPESDGVDAVASASRVVKGGEVLGNTQFIAQAIQKTVGGDLFAIETVQEYPGDHDNLLDFSEREKAENVRPELSTHVEKMDDYDVIFLGYPNWWGDMPMPLYTFLEEYDLSGKKIIPFATHDGSRFSRTIRTIEDLQPNATVVKDGLTVTRNSIVDAEGDVNEWVQSLGITK; via the coding sequence ATGAAAAGGACATTAGCAGTAATTCTTTCTGTTTTTATGATTTTTGCTTTGGCGGCTTGTGGCAACAACGATACCCCCTCGGCTGACAACACTACTAAGCAGCCGCCAGCTTCTGATACTTCTACCCCCGAATCTCCAGATGAAAGCACGTCTGGGACAGAAGTAATCCCCACAGAAGGTCAAACAAACGGTAATATCCTGATTGCATATTTTACAATGCCAGAAAGCGATGGTGTGGATGCTGTGGCATCCGCGAGCCGTGTGGTCAAGGGCGGCGAAGTTTTAGGAAACACTCAGTTCATCGCTCAAGCGATCCAGAAAACTGTTGGCGGTGATCTGTTTGCGATTGAGACAGTGCAGGAATATCCGGGAGATCATGATAATCTGCTGGATTTTTCGGAAAGAGAAAAGGCTGAAAATGTCAGACCAGAGCTCTCCACCCATGTGGAAAAAATGGATGACTATGATGTGATTTTTCTTGGCTATCCGAACTGGTGGGGGGATATGCCCATGCCCCTCTATACATTCCTTGAAGAATATGATTTGAGCGGCAAGAAGATCATTCCTTTTGCTACCCATGACGGAAGCAGATTTTCCCGTACGATCCGTACCATTGAAGATCTTCAGCCGAATGCAACGGTAGTGAAGGATGGATTGACTGTTACCAGAAATAGCATTGTGGATGCAGAAGGCGATGTGAATGAGTGGGTTCAAAGCCTTGGCATAACGAAGTAG
- a CDS encoding DUF4405 domain-containing protein yields MTVLFFIMMAYQLTGNTVHEILGISLFALFIIHNILNLNWYKAIYKEKYTAVRVIRTAVNLLLLLSMLGMMVTALVISRTVFSFIDMIDIPFARELHFLFAYWGFILMAIHLGLHWVMIMGAARKMAKNSERTKAFAIGFRLAGIMIAVYGIYAFFKRQIGSYLILYNSYSFWDYEELAVFYFIDYLAIMGLCICITHYVIKRIQKTQKGRLESRRKQD; encoded by the coding sequence ATGACTGTGCTTTTCTTTATCATGATGGCTTATCAATTGACGGGCAACACTGTGCATGAAATACTCGGCATTTCCCTATTCGCCCTCTTTATCATTCATAACATACTGAATCTAAACTGGTATAAGGCCATTTATAAAGAAAAGTATACGGCTGTCCGTGTCATTCGTACCGCGGTTAACCTTTTGCTTCTGCTGTCCATGTTAGGCATGATGGTAACTGCGCTTGTAATCTCTAGGACAGTATTTTCCTTTATTGATATGATAGATATTCCATTTGCCCGGGAGTTACATTTTTTGTTCGCCTATTGGGGATTTATCCTTATGGCCATTCATCTTGGATTGCACTGGGTGATGATCATGGGGGCGGCACGGAAGATGGCAAAAAACTCCGAACGGACTAAAGCCTTTGCTATCGGCTTCCGGCTAGCCGGCATAATGATTGCTGTTTATGGGATATATGCTTTTTTCAAGAGACAAATCGGCTCCTATCTGATCTTGTATAATTCATATTCGTTCTGGGATTACGAAGAATTGGCTGTGTTCTATTTCATCGATTACCTCGCCATCATGGGACTATGCATCTGTATAACGCATTATGTTATCAAACGGATTCAGAAGACCCAAAAGGGAAGATTGGAGTCAAGGAGGAAACAGGATTGA
- a CDS encoding flavodoxin — protein MKQGRKFITLILSLALMMALLAACSGNGTEEQSSAAPSDRASSDNTPAGAESNPSKEGQSDGKTGKVLVAYFTRVGSTSPSEDEDAVSSASLRVGDTRLIGNTEVIADMVQEAVGGDLLQIETAQPYPEEYDAVVEQARKERDSGYKPPLSTKVENMDSYDVVYLGYPTWGMTIPAPVASFLSEYDFSGKTIVPFCTNAGYGPGQSVSAIKELSPGAIVLDGFDIVGREAATAQGAVSAWLREIGMLEKN, from the coding sequence TTGAAACAAGGCAGGAAATTTATAACATTGATTCTGAGTCTTGCGTTAATGATGGCACTTCTTGCGGCTTGCAGTGGAAACGGTACAGAGGAGCAATCATCTGCTGCGCCCAGCGATAGAGCATCTAGCGATAACACTCCTGCCGGGGCGGAAAGCAATCCTTCAAAAGAGGGGCAGTCTGATGGGAAAACAGGTAAAGTTCTTGTGGCCTATTTCACTCGAGTGGGAAGCACCTCCCCCAGCGAGGATGAAGATGCAGTCTCATCTGCAAGCTTGAGAGTCGGGGATACGAGATTGATTGGAAATACGGAAGTGATTGCAGATATGGTACAGGAAGCAGTGGGCGGCGATCTTTTGCAGATTGAAACGGCCCAGCCTTATCCCGAAGAATACGACGCGGTGGTGGAACAGGCGCGAAAAGAGAGAGATTCCGGGTACAAGCCTCCGCTGAGTACCAAGGTAGAGAACATGGATTCCTACGATGTCGTGTACCTTGGCTACCCCACCTGGGGTATGACCATCCCCGCTCCGGTTGCATCGTTTTTATCCGAATATGATTTTTCAGGAAAAACCATCGTGCCTTTTTGCACTAATGCCGGATATGGCCCTGGACAGAGCGTTTCCGCCATCAAAGAGCTTAGCCCGGGGGCAATCGTCCTTGATGGTTTTGACATCGTGGGTAGAGAAGCTGCAACTGCACAAGGCGCCGTGTCCGCATGGCTGCGTGAGATCGGGATGTTGGAGAAAAATTGA